The window TCGGTGGCGTTGAAACTGATGTAAAGTGTTAGGTAGGTTTGGCAATACAAATCTCTCGGTGCATGTGAAACCTATCAAGTAATGAACTTTTGAGACCATCACCTTCTTGTGTACTGAATTGGTAGTAATGGTATTTCAATACATCAACTTCACATGCAAGAAATAGTAGTGGACCCACATGGAGGTGTCCCAAGACCACTTGACACTTGTTCTGTTCCGTAAGAATGGCCTTCAAGttaatgtttttcattttcattttcattgtcatGATAAATAATAGTTCATCATATAATGCTGTGAGACGACATTGTCCAAAGATATGAATCTTCAGTTTTTGAAGTTTGTCTAAATTAGCTTAAACATGACTTTGTGACTGCTCGAAGCAATCATTCTATAGCACCTGTCCAATCTGTCAAGCGTACttgggaatttttttcttgatggatgttgaaagaaaaagtgaaaattcaaGTATTGTTGTTTATTGTCAAGAAAGATTGGACACCTTCTATAGTTTGAGTGCTAATTTTTCATTACTTCATATGTTCAAGATTGAATTATTGTCTAAAGACAAAACTGTGCAAActaaaacaacaaaagtgatAAACAAGATGTCAACTATAAAGTCATTTTCAAAcagtaaaacaaaagaaatcattttgatGTACTTTCGATCAAGGTCACAAATGAAGCTCAAGCGGAAAATGTCCTATTTGGAGATGTTGGTGCAATCCCAGGTAACTAATTCGTTTCTTCTCCTGGATTCTTGACTCAGCTGGAGCGATGATTGCAAAGTATGTCCTTTGTCATGCAATGGATTGATTTAAAAGATGAACGCCCATCTAAATaagaagaataaatttaaatgtcaaaatgatGCCGCATTGAATGAGGGAAGTTCTGCAGACACTCTTAGCTAAACAACGTTCACTTTTGTTGTTGAAAACAGAAAACTAAAAGTTTTATTCGATAAACTAAAGAGTTTATTTGCCAGCATTCTTATTCTAAATTTCGTGCTGCATGTGTCATATTGCAGGTGAAGGAAAAGATCTAAAATTGGTGGACGCCCCTGTTTCTGGTCATGTTAAAAGAGCTGCTGAGGGAAGTCGATGACTTCTCATATGGATGTGGACAGGCTTTAAAGAGTTACGGACTTATTAatgtgcaagaagaagaatcttATGGTGATATATCGTTGAAGTTGACTCCTACATTTTCAGAGGCGCAAATTTGGTTTCACTTATAAATGAGGTCTTGGACCAAGTGAAGATTGAATCTGGTAAGATTGAGATTGAGGATGTGCAGTTTGATCTAAGGGCCATATTGGATGATGTCGTCTCTCTTCTCGGGGAAATCTCAAGAAAAAGGAGTGGAGGTATTGACTGCCTTTGTTACATGGTGCTGCTAATTCACCTGAGTCATTATCTAATAATTTCCACCCGTTCAAATCTGCAACTAGCAGTTCACATTTCTGAAAATGTTCCGCAGAAGTTGATTGGTGATCCGGGGAGATTTCGGCAGATCATCACAAATCTTATGGGGAACTCAGTTACAGTAAGCTATTTAAGAGTGGTTCACACATTTTCTGAGAACTTTGTTTTTGAATCTCAAGCCGCCATTATAATTCTTGATCTTCCTTCAATAATCAGGAAAATTGTACTTATTATCATcttgatatataaaaatattgccAATGACTTGATCATTCAGGAGGTCACATGGATTGGCTCCTACGTTACAATATTTACAATCTATCCCGCATCCATGTCATCTAAATAGCTAATGTATCTATTATGGTTTTCCCTACCTGATGTTCGTGTCGATTGTCATTAAGGTTTTCCCTACCTGATGTTCATGTGCTATGAAGCGTGCAAGAGGATTATGGTTGAGGACGATAAAGAGGCGTAACCACATATTTGACAAGAAGAAATACAAGGTCTTTTGCTATGGATCATCGACAGAAAGAGTGGATAAAGATGACTATTTTGTatactatgatttttttttttttggtcagatgtATACTGCGATTGAAtggtttagtttatgtttttttcttttgctcatacGATTTCTTAGAAGAATTCTTCAAGGAAGTTCTTGTTACCAAGGTTGGTTCTACATGCACTCGCAAAGATATTCGAgggtttacttttcttttggagtTCTATGTGTTTCGAAGAAGGTATTGgcatgttttgataatgtgagtATTGCCTTTCATGAGAAGATGAGTCGGCAAGAGTCGAACCAAGAAAGATGGCCAATTTGTCCAATATAATGCTGATTGAGATGCAATGTTTTTCACAGGGGTTACTTTGCGTGTGCATAAATCTCTTGGAGTACCTAACATAAGGAAAGCTTTTTTGCTTATTGGATTGTCGGTTTGAATGAATAACAGTTTCATGTTTGGACTATGATGTTTCAATTTCAGGTTCGAGTACCTTCAGCTTTCTTTGACAGAACAAAGCTTTGTATTAAATGACGTCGTCAgatgttgattttatttctgATCCAAACTGTGGCCCAGTTACCTTGCTAGGCAAAGCTCTCGCTGCCCTACCAATCTTGGCAAACCTGCGGCTCCAAGGGATTGCTACTTAGTATAAAATCTAAAAGTGGCAATAATTCAACCCCATCGACTCTGAATTTGACGATATACAAAGAACACATCACATTTCAATTATCAAtagtgtgagagagagaattaatCGACGTGCGGGAAATGCTTTCCGTAGAGCCTTGCGTTGATGAGAGACCTGTTGACAATTTGCAAGAGAATTGTAGGAACAGTAATAAAGGCATCGACTTAAGCTTGACCAATGAGCTTGTTCTGTATTCAACCTTTAAGTGTTGAATTAAGTTCAAAAGTGCTACATTCTTGTGATCAAACAACAAAATACTGCACAATAAATAACAACAGATGAATCAAAGCTTCGAGATGCCTATTTTCCAACACGGACAACTGTGGAAAGGACATGACAAAAAATGACATTCTCTGCTTTTTCTGTTTTACACCCACCTTCTTCCCGGACGAAAGTATTGCCTCAATGATGAAAAGTGACTTTGGGTGGCAATGAGAATCTTGTTACATACATAAAAGAACAATTAGCACTTGAAGATGGCTTCCCCCACAGGCCAGCATTATACAATTAGCAGTTGATGCCGCATTGACCATTTGCAGCAGATTTTGTGAAGGCTGAGGTGAAATGGTCAATCCGTACCCAGAGCAATGAGAATATGGAAGCAAGAAGGATAGACCACACAATAAGAATCGTACGAGTACGATTCTGCCGACCCAACAGACCCTTCAGGAATGGGTAAAGGTCAGCGATAACCCATATGGCGAAGAACAGCTCGCCAAACAGTGGACCCCATGACTGATACCCGCTGTTAATCGCATAAGACACACCTGCTACAATGCCAATGATGTTCACGATAAGAACTGTGGTCGGAGGAATGAGAAGCGATGTCCATTTGAACACATAAAGCTCAGCAAAGTCTCCTTCCTCATCGGCTGCTTTCGAAGTGACTGAAGTTGGTATCAATGCCAGCGAGCACTTTAAGAAGCCCTTGGAACACAGCAAAAAGGTGAGCGGATGTACCACCAATGACCCAGAACTGCTCATTCCTCCACCAATCCTCAATGCTGACACCACTCCAACGGAGCTCAAGAATACCAATTGCGAAAATTGAGACGAAAAGGAGAATGAACCACATGCTAGCAAAGTTACTTatctgcaattttatttttttttaacatcgGATCGGtcatcaaatgaaagaaaagaggaaacaatCTCTAATTACGCTGAAATTACTTACATGTAGCTCTAGATAGTCTAGCGTAGAGAAAACTATATTTAGTTTATGAAATCGGTAGTATAGCATAATAAGGAGAATATCTAATAAAGATGGAAACTAGCATCGTAATTGAGCCGTCTTTTGTCAATGAAGATTACTTTAAATGTACAAACGATGCAGAAGAGCCAGGACTAACAGCTACATCATTTTtaaggtttaaaaaaaaatgcaaataaatgaaattgaggATCATGATCATACTCTAAAGAATACAAAGAAGAGTCCACCTGTGAAGAGGACTTTGGTGACCACACAGTAAGGGCACCTAGAATATGGTTGACTTAGGGCTTTCTATTTAACTATATCAAAAGGCCTATGTTTGCCAGCTATCAGCTGAATATTATTCAACCACCATAGCCATTGGAATGATCTTTAGGCATCTTCTTTTACCAATGTTTCCTAATGGTTTCTCATCCAAGCTTTATTAAAACAAGATGCAGAGCCACTCGAAAACTAAATACAAAGAGAACATTAACTCCATTCCAAAGAGGCGGAGATGCTATGATCAGATGACAGAAGTAAACAATGACCCTTCTTTTGTTCATCTCACTTAAATAGAGTTAATGTGGATTAACGTACAACAAACGAAATACATGAGATTGAATACTCTACAATGAAGAGAGAAGTATCACTTACCTCaggtataataaatttgttagtGAGAAGACAAATTGCAGGGTGAATACAATACACAATCAGCGGTGTTGACGTGAGGGGATACACAATTGTATTGATGTACGCCAATCTCTCCAAGAGCTTCAATTTCCCATTATATCCATACCATATAGGACAATGCCTGCTTAGCAAAATCTCAATTGACCCCAAGGCCCACCTGAGAACCTGGTTTAAACGATCAGAAAGATTGATGGGAGCAGACCCCTTGAATGCTGGGTGAGGAGGCATACAATAGATTGAAATCCAGCCCCGAGCATGCATCTTAAATCCAGTCAAAATATCTTCTGTAACAAAACCATATATCCATCCGATCTGTTCGTAGAAAGAACATCAAGTCAATTCCAACCATATGACATGGAATTTTAcatctagaatagaaattgtaTATCATAACATACCTCTTTGCCCATTCAGTCTTGTCCTCATAGCCACGGCTAATAACATGGATGGCTTCTTTCAAAAGTGTTGCAGGATTGGTAGATGGTCGTAGGCCACCCTGTTCCATGAAAGTAGCCGCAATGAAAACAGGAGACTGACCGAATCTTTTCTCTAGACTTTTCTGAGACATCAGGAGCGACCTCTCATCATCatatcctacaaaacaaattggTGCTGTTAACATGATATAACACATAGCAAAGGTACTGTTAAGTCAGTCGAACAATTAAGTGGCATCAAAAGAGAGACATTTTTTGGTTTATTCTACAGCTTAAGGGGGTCCTTTAAGGGCAAGGTAAGATTCCCCAATCTGACATCAATTCAGGCTAGTTTTGACAGTAATCATGGAGTAAGTCCAGGCATTTGGACCAGTATAAGTCTGCTTTCTAATATCCAAAGATACAAAACGAaactcataattaaatcaagaCCTACCTTCAATCCCCTCCTCAACATCTTCTATATTGAAAATTGGAACAGTGGATTCAGTTCTTTTCATTGCTCTTTTCTTGTCAATGTACTTCTTATTGCCACCCTTCCCCTTCTTTCTTGAACCACAACTCTTTACAATAATATTTGCTTCCAGATCTTCCTCAGTTAATATAGGGTCATATCCATAAAGGGCTTGCCTGTTGAAACAACATCCAGTTCCGACATAGACAGGACCTTGGATGACGTCAAGCCCTTTCAAGTTAATCTGCATTGAGATCATAAATAAGATAATCTAGCTCAGttaaaaaaggcaacaaatgaACATAAACAACTAGCATTTTGGAAGtaggaaaaagatgaagacaCACCTACATCAAAGAAGACGATGTTGCGGTTAGCATATCGATCATGCAAGTCAATCCCATCAAAACGTTGTGGGAACTGCACATAGCACGTCTTCTTTCCATAAGCGGGATCCATCATGAaacacattgcttctttcaatGCTTTACTATTATTAAAGTAATGATCACAGTCAACATTCAAAAGATACGGTCCGTTGGTTAGGACAGCTGAGACCCGGATCTACACAAAATGAAACAGTAAGTTATAAATTCAGAATGCCAAAAAGTAATAAGCAGATCTAACCAATTTCTCCAGCGGATAAGAACAACATTCAGACAAGCAGCAATGTGGGAAAATCAAACCGTAATATTTGTTTCTCAATATGAAGAGAAATAGTATGAAGTTAAAGTAGGGTCGGGAACAATGAATCTCAGCTTCAATAATGTAGCGTGAACTTGGAATGCGATTTCTCGAACCTAGAGATC of the Eucalyptus grandis isolate ANBG69807.140 chromosome 10, ASM1654582v1, whole genome shotgun sequence genome contains:
- the LOC104416362 gene encoding LOW QUALITY PROTEIN: probable cellulose synthase A catalytic subunit 1 [UDP-forming] (The sequence of the model RefSeq protein was modified relative to this genomic sequence to represent the inferred CDS: inserted 2 bases in 1 codon), with protein sequence MKDDEDGGVVGGGIRADLSQEFCDRFLADREYEEFKVRINALVAKAQKMPEEGWTIQDGTAWAGNNPRDHPGMIQVFLGQSGGLDTDGNELPRLVYVSREKRPGFQHHEKAGAMIALIRVSAVLTNGPYLLNVDCDHYFNNSKALKEAMCFMMDPAYGKKTCYVQFPQRFDGIDLHDRYANRNIVFFDINLKGLDVIQGPVYVGTGCCFNRQALYGYDPILTEEDLEANIIVKSCGSRKKGKGGNKKYIDKKRAMKRTESTVPIFNIEDVEEGIEGYDDERSLLMSQKSLEKRFGQSPVFIAATFMEQGGLRPSTNPATLLKEAIHVISRGYEDKTEWAKRYIGWIYGFVTEDILTGFKMHARGWISIYCMPPHPAFKGSAPINLSDRLNQVLRWALGSIEILLSRHCPIWYGYNGKLKLLERLAYINTIVYPLTSTPLIVYCIHPAICLLTNKFIIPEISNFASMWFILLFVSIFAIGILELRWSGVSIEDWWRNEQFWVIGGTSAHLFAVFQGLLKVLAGIDTNFXVTSKAADEEGDFAELYVFKWTSLLIPPTTVLIVNIIGIVAGVSYAINSGYQSWGPLFGELFFAIWVIADLYPFLKGLLGRQNRTRTILIVWSILLASIFSLLWVRIDHFTSAFTKSAANGQCGINC